Proteins co-encoded in one Pseudoliparis swirei isolate HS2019 ecotype Mariana Trench chromosome 7, NWPU_hadal_v1, whole genome shotgun sequence genomic window:
- the LOC130197360 gene encoding uncharacterized protein LOC130197360 isoform X2, whose product MIPKLFVGTAKPRFVRTSDLQNHSKTGKHIRNAAPFSSCRAGRKREKGRESLKTKQQTWQPWSAFKCAVNFIGVSPLSIPLSFTPTRTTVFKKIMFKIVEFLETREVEFVPGAWVKDNECLWPALKGKALETAIKLKVNPEPSCMPWTVRQMFTTDNYQEGRRKLREAEERSDLQSDAEDCSGRGARRKIPSRRLQQTADSYLADSEDESGLQQRNNGLPDAPPMSPPKTLTTLHCKTSHQTHAGLNQNELEDEMCQSACSPYWHAEDQRNSLQASHHNQWLQQFESFQEPQKLETQRTLQRPQDSAAVVSHKDSLAAVQVPQKTSSSWTLRRPQNNGSCHETPTSRVDSDHPGPQPVPVPSWSPQAPFETTTSLMREMLTKQEMILEQQTRILQILHARKQDASQFEIDEGLLPVRDQQGLQRLESQLQESDFRSKLINHLSLIGGSDVKDTVWRLMKHTISNTLAKETNWRGVNGKTSMASLQLKTAVIAAVRKNPLTSRASEREVEMFMKRWRCS is encoded by the exons atgataccaaagctttttgtcggtactgcaaaaccgagattcgtgcgcaccagtgatctccaaaaccacagcaaaacggggaaacacattcgaaatgctgctccgttctccagttgtcga gcagggaggaagagagaaaagggaagagaaagcctcaagacaaagcaacag acctggcaaccctggtctGCCTTCAAGTGCGCAGTGAATTTCATCGGCGTCAGTCCACTATCG ATTCCTTTGTCCTTTACACCGACCCGCACCACAGTCTTCAAG AAAATTATGTTTAAGATAGTCGAGTTTTTGGAGACCAGGGAGGTAGAGTTCGTGCCAGGTGCTTGGGTAAAGGACAATGAATGCCTGTGGCCAGCGCTCAAAGGAAAGGCCTTGGAGACGGCAATAAAACTAAAGGTCAATCCTGAACCAAGCTGCATGCCATGGACTGTTCGACAGATGTTTACAACTG ataaTTATCAGGAAGGCAGACGGAAGTTGCGGGAAGCTGAAGAGCGATCAGACCTTCAGTCGGATGCTGAAGACTGCAGTGGAAGGGGGGCAAGGCGAAAAAT ACCAAGTAGGCGGCTTCAACAAACTGCCGACAGCTATCTGGCGGATAGTGAGGATGAGTCAGGACTACAGCAGCGAAATAATGGTTTACCTGATGCTCCACCAATGAGCCCACCAAAAACACTGACAACGCTCCACTGTAAGACCTCTCATCAAACCCATGCTGGCCTAAACCAAAACGAACTGGAAGATGAGATGTGCCAGTCTGCCTGCTCTCCTTACTGGCATGCAGAAGACCAGAGAAACAGCTTGCAGGCTTCACATCATAATCAGTGGCTTCAACAGTTTGAAT CTTTTCAGGAGCCTCAAAAGCTTGAAACTCAAAGGACCCTGCAAAGGCCACAAGACAGTGCAGCAGTTGTGAGTCACAAGGATTCACTTGCAG CTGTCCAGGTTCCTCAGAAAACATCCAGTTCATGGACCCTGCGAAGGCCACAAAACAATGGGAGCTGCCACGAGACACCCACATCAAGAGTTG ATTCTGATCATCCAGGGCCTCAGCCAGTGCCTGTGCCATCCTGGAGTCCTCAGGCCCCATTTGAAACTACAACCT CATTAATGCGGGAAATGCTTACGAAGCAGGAGATGATTCTCGAGCAACAAACACGCATCCTACAGATTCTACATGCAAGAAAACAAGATGCGTCTCAATTTGAAATAGATGAGGGTCTCCTGCCAGTAAGGGACCAGCAAGGCCTCCAACGTCTTGAAAGCCAACTTCAGGAATCTGACTTTCGATCAAAACtg ATAAACCATCTCAGCCTGATTGGCGGAAGTGATGTCAAGGATACGGTTTGGCGTCTCATGAAGCACACAATCTCAAACACCCTGGCAAAGGAAACCAATTGGAGAGGAGTAAATGGGAAAACATCCATGGCTTCCCTGCAACTGAAGACAGCTGTAATCG CTGCCGTACGGAAGAACCCACTGACATCGAGGGCTTCTGAACGTGAGGTGGAGATGTTCATGAAGAGGTGGAGATGTTCATGA
- the LOC130197360 gene encoding uncharacterized protein LOC130197360 isoform X1, with amino-acid sequence MIPKLFVGTAKPRFVRTSDLQNHSKTGKHIRNAAPFSSCRAGRKREKGRESLKTKQQTWQPWSAFKCAVNFIGVSPLSIPLSFTPTRTTVFKKIMFKIVEFLETREVEFVPGAWVKDNECLWPALKGKALETAIKLKVNPEPSCMPWTVRQMFTTDNYQEGRRKLREAEERSDLQSDAEDCSGRGARRKIPSRRLQQTADSYLADSEDESGLQQRNNGLPDAPPMSPPKTLTTLHCKTSHQTHAGLNQNELEDEMCQSACSPYWHAEDQRNSLQASHHNQWLQQFESFQEPQKLETQRTLQRPQDSAAVVSHKDSLAAVQVPQKTSSSWTLRRPQNNGSCHETPTSRVGENSDHPGPQPVPVPSWSPQAPFETTTSLMREMLTKQEMILEQQTRILQILHARKQDASQFEIDEGLLPVRDQQGLQRLESQLQESDFRSKLINHLSLIGGSDVKDTVWRLMKHTISNTLAKETNWRGVNGKTSMASLQLKTAVIAAVRKNPLTSRASEREVEMFMKRWRCS; translated from the exons atgataccaaagctttttgtcggtactgcaaaaccgagattcgtgcgcaccagtgatctccaaaaccacagcaaaacggggaaacacattcgaaatgctgctccgttctccagttgtcga gcagggaggaagagagaaaagggaagagaaagcctcaagacaaagcaacag acctggcaaccctggtctGCCTTCAAGTGCGCAGTGAATTTCATCGGCGTCAGTCCACTATCG ATTCCTTTGTCCTTTACACCGACCCGCACCACAGTCTTCAAG AAAATTATGTTTAAGATAGTCGAGTTTTTGGAGACCAGGGAGGTAGAGTTCGTGCCAGGTGCTTGGGTAAAGGACAATGAATGCCTGTGGCCAGCGCTCAAAGGAAAGGCCTTGGAGACGGCAATAAAACTAAAGGTCAATCCTGAACCAAGCTGCATGCCATGGACTGTTCGACAGATGTTTACAACTG ataaTTATCAGGAAGGCAGACGGAAGTTGCGGGAAGCTGAAGAGCGATCAGACCTTCAGTCGGATGCTGAAGACTGCAGTGGAAGGGGGGCAAGGCGAAAAAT ACCAAGTAGGCGGCTTCAACAAACTGCCGACAGCTATCTGGCGGATAGTGAGGATGAGTCAGGACTACAGCAGCGAAATAATGGTTTACCTGATGCTCCACCAATGAGCCCACCAAAAACACTGACAACGCTCCACTGTAAGACCTCTCATCAAACCCATGCTGGCCTAAACCAAAACGAACTGGAAGATGAGATGTGCCAGTCTGCCTGCTCTCCTTACTGGCATGCAGAAGACCAGAGAAACAGCTTGCAGGCTTCACATCATAATCAGTGGCTTCAACAGTTTGAAT CTTTTCAGGAGCCTCAAAAGCTTGAAACTCAAAGGACCCTGCAAAGGCCACAAGACAGTGCAGCAGTTGTGAGTCACAAGGATTCACTTGCAG CTGTCCAGGTTCCTCAGAAAACATCCAGTTCATGGACCCTGCGAAGGCCACAAAACAATGGGAGCTGCCACGAGACACCCACATCAAGAGTTGGTGAGA ATTCTGATCATCCAGGGCCTCAGCCAGTGCCTGTGCCATCCTGGAGTCCTCAGGCCCCATTTGAAACTACAACCT CATTAATGCGGGAAATGCTTACGAAGCAGGAGATGATTCTCGAGCAACAAACACGCATCCTACAGATTCTACATGCAAGAAAACAAGATGCGTCTCAATTTGAAATAGATGAGGGTCTCCTGCCAGTAAGGGACCAGCAAGGCCTCCAACGTCTTGAAAGCCAACTTCAGGAATCTGACTTTCGATCAAAACtg ATAAACCATCTCAGCCTGATTGGCGGAAGTGATGTCAAGGATACGGTTTGGCGTCTCATGAAGCACACAATCTCAAACACCCTGGCAAAGGAAACCAATTGGAGAGGAGTAAATGGGAAAACATCCATGGCTTCCCTGCAACTGAAGACAGCTGTAATCG CTGCCGTACGGAAGAACCCACTGACATCGAGGGCTTCTGAACGTGAGGTGGAGATGTTCATGAAGAGGTGGAGATGTTCATGA
- the LOC130197360 gene encoding uncharacterized protein LOC130197360 isoform X3 translates to MIPKLFVGTAKPRFVRTSDLQNHSKTGKHIRNAAPFSSCRAGRKREKGRESLKTKQQTWQPWSAFKCAVNFIGVSPLSIPLSFTPTRTTVFKKIMFKIVEFLETREVEFVPGAWVKDNECLWPALKGKALETAIKLKVNPEPSCMPWTVRQMFTTDNYQEGRRKLREAEERSDLQSDAEDCSGRGARRKIPSRRLQQTADSYLADSEDESGLQQRNNGLPDAPPMSPPKTLTTLHCKTSHQTHAGLNQNELEDEMCQSACSPYWHAEDQRNSLQASHHNQWLQQFESFQEPQKLETQRTLQRPQDSAAVVSHKDSLAAVQVPQKTSSSWTLRRPQNNGSCHETPTSRVGENSDHPGPQPVPVPSWSPQAPFETTTSLMREMLTKQEMILEQQTRILQILHARKQDASQFEIDEGLLPVRDQQGLQRLESQLQESDFRSKLLPYGRTH, encoded by the exons atgataccaaagctttttgtcggtactgcaaaaccgagattcgtgcgcaccagtgatctccaaaaccacagcaaaacggggaaacacattcgaaatgctgctccgttctccagttgtcga gcagggaggaagagagaaaagggaagagaaagcctcaagacaaagcaacag acctggcaaccctggtctGCCTTCAAGTGCGCAGTGAATTTCATCGGCGTCAGTCCACTATCG ATTCCTTTGTCCTTTACACCGACCCGCACCACAGTCTTCAAG AAAATTATGTTTAAGATAGTCGAGTTTTTGGAGACCAGGGAGGTAGAGTTCGTGCCAGGTGCTTGGGTAAAGGACAATGAATGCCTGTGGCCAGCGCTCAAAGGAAAGGCCTTGGAGACGGCAATAAAACTAAAGGTCAATCCTGAACCAAGCTGCATGCCATGGACTGTTCGACAGATGTTTACAACTG ataaTTATCAGGAAGGCAGACGGAAGTTGCGGGAAGCTGAAGAGCGATCAGACCTTCAGTCGGATGCTGAAGACTGCAGTGGAAGGGGGGCAAGGCGAAAAAT ACCAAGTAGGCGGCTTCAACAAACTGCCGACAGCTATCTGGCGGATAGTGAGGATGAGTCAGGACTACAGCAGCGAAATAATGGTTTACCTGATGCTCCACCAATGAGCCCACCAAAAACACTGACAACGCTCCACTGTAAGACCTCTCATCAAACCCATGCTGGCCTAAACCAAAACGAACTGGAAGATGAGATGTGCCAGTCTGCCTGCTCTCCTTACTGGCATGCAGAAGACCAGAGAAACAGCTTGCAGGCTTCACATCATAATCAGTGGCTTCAACAGTTTGAAT CTTTTCAGGAGCCTCAAAAGCTTGAAACTCAAAGGACCCTGCAAAGGCCACAAGACAGTGCAGCAGTTGTGAGTCACAAGGATTCACTTGCAG CTGTCCAGGTTCCTCAGAAAACATCCAGTTCATGGACCCTGCGAAGGCCACAAAACAATGGGAGCTGCCACGAGACACCCACATCAAGAGTTGGTGAGA ATTCTGATCATCCAGGGCCTCAGCCAGTGCCTGTGCCATCCTGGAGTCCTCAGGCCCCATTTGAAACTACAACCT CATTAATGCGGGAAATGCTTACGAAGCAGGAGATGATTCTCGAGCAACAAACACGCATCCTACAGATTCTACATGCAAGAAAACAAGATGCGTCTCAATTTGAAATAGATGAGGGTCTCCTGCCAGTAAGGGACCAGCAAGGCCTCCAACGTCTTGAAAGCCAACTTCAGGAATCTGACTTTCGATCAAAACtg CTGCCGTACGGAAGAACCCACTGA